The Exiguobacterium aurantiacum DSM 6208 genome includes a window with the following:
- the liaF gene encoding cell wall-active antibiotics response protein LiaF, with protein sequence MERWNTRQIIGFMIILFAVGLFIDIVTGGNSILFSMILPLLLLYIGRRFSRKGNQSVSYVFYGIGSIMLVGLIFSSAAFGFVLSGLLLMFGYRLYKNRPLESNRFRSHLRQEQAFSFGTKESGHYVLQDTNEFFLLRDVEMDLSRAIIPEGETFLLLNGLAGDVRILIPAGYDYSIDASIGFGKIQVDESNYSPVFNRRFYTASDDYPTATRKVRIHIVLMSGSVEVMTV encoded by the coding sequence GTGGAGCGTTGGAACACACGACAAATTATCGGATTCATGATCATTTTATTTGCCGTCGGCCTGTTCATCGATATCGTGACAGGCGGCAACAGCATCTTGTTTAGTATGATTTTACCGCTACTCCTGCTTTATATCGGTCGTCGTTTCAGCCGGAAAGGAAATCAGTCGGTCAGCTATGTCTTTTATGGCATCGGCAGCATTATGCTCGTCGGACTCATCTTTTCGTCAGCCGCGTTCGGGTTCGTCTTATCGGGACTGTTGCTCATGTTCGGATATCGATTATATAAAAACCGTCCGCTCGAATCGAACCGTTTCCGCTCACACCTCCGGCAAGAGCAGGCGTTTTCATTCGGCACGAAAGAGTCGGGACATTACGTGTTGCAAGACACGAATGAATTTTTCTTGCTGCGAGACGTCGAGATGGACTTGTCGCGCGCCATCATTCCGGAAGGTGAGACGTTCTTACTGTTGAACGGCCTCGCGGGAGACGTACGGATCCTCATTCCGGCAGGGTACGATTACTCAATTGATGCATCGATCGGATTTGGGAAAATCCAAGTCGATGAGTCGAACTATTCGCCGGTGTTCAACCGTCGCTTCTATACGGCGTCGGACGACTATCCGACGGCGACGCGCAAAGTCCGGATTCATATCGTGCTCATGAGCGGAAGTGTCGAGGTGATGACGGTATGA
- a CDS encoding PspA/IM30 family protein, whose amino-acid sequence MKTPFDQFRDLANELTKEISKEMKKYQDKEAPRTSGEAELNRHIRGAEKEALSVERLVERQKALLEELATKRDDAKQMADKRYEQTELAKKAGEEKLAERAALESKHYGEQYRYFEGLIDEGTRELDALERRALEMRLKLDEMQNKRYEFAMRQNMDLLKGALDQIFGADTSKSHPFTEEEEKKESAPEESIDSADEDDFEAKLKELERRFKQD is encoded by the coding sequence ATGAAGACACCATTTGACCAGTTTCGTGATTTAGCTAACGAGTTGACGAAAGAGATATCGAAAGAAATGAAGAAGTATCAAGACAAAGAGGCACCACGCACGAGCGGGGAAGCCGAATTGAACCGTCACATCCGTGGCGCTGAAAAAGAAGCGTTGTCGGTCGAGCGTCTCGTCGAGCGTCAAAAAGCGTTGCTTGAAGAATTGGCGACAAAACGCGATGACGCCAAACAGATGGCCGATAAGCGTTACGAGCAGACGGAACTGGCGAAAAAAGCGGGCGAAGAGAAGCTTGCTGAACGGGCCGCCCTTGAATCGAAACATTACGGGGAACAGTATCGTTACTTCGAAGGCTTGATTGATGAAGGAACACGTGAACTCGATGCCCTCGAACGTCGGGCCCTTGAGATGCGTTTGAAACTCGATGAGATGCAAAACAAACGTTACGAGTTCGCAATGCGTCAAAACATGGATTTGTTGAAAGGCGCGCTCGATCAAATCTTTGGGGCGGACACGTCAAAATCGCATCCGTTCACAGAAGAGGAAGAGAAGAAAGAGTCAGCTCCGGAAGAATCGATCGATTCAGCGGATGAGGATGACTTCGAAGCAAAATTAAAAGAACTTGAGCGTCGCTTCAAGCAGGACTGA
- a CDS encoding lmo0954 family membrane protein produces MNRQVKQVLFIVAAISLVLVLIGFLPNMILFGLGALLALWAGVRFMAVTHVGAKIGYGALAVVGILTVLSNIWALIGILVAWVLFKGYMMYANQKRDVEIFNADGSRASGSSFQSFDQVWQKFVNRR; encoded by the coding sequence ATGAATCGCCAGGTGAAGCAAGTGCTGTTCATCGTGGCCGCGATCTCTTTAGTTCTCGTTCTAATCGGCTTTTTACCAAATATGATTTTATTTGGTTTGGGGGCGCTCTTAGCACTGTGGGCTGGAGTCAGATTCATGGCTGTGACACATGTCGGCGCAAAAATCGGTTACGGCGCACTCGCCGTAGTCGGAATTCTCACGGTATTGTCGAATATTTGGGCATTGATCGGAATTTTGGTGGCTTGGGTGCTGTTTAAAGGGTATATGATGTATGCCAACCAAAAGCGGGATGTCGAGATTTTTAATGCGGACGGGTCGCGTGCGAGCGGAAGTAGCTTTCAATCGTTCGACCAAGTCTGGCAGAAATTTGTAAACCGTCGCTAA
- the rsgA gene encoding ribosome small subunit-dependent GTPase A, whose protein sequence is MNQTTITTGRVTAQFQHMYTVTTENEVYTCSVSGKFRHEAESERDYPVIGDYVEFTVREHGQGLIRRLLERRTVLSRAAAGNETREQLICANVDYILITMACGHDFNLRRLERYSLAAWETGATPLIVLTKSDQVEDVNGLVSDLTLTVPGVDVHPVSSVTGNGVETLRNALPNGSTIALVGSSGVGKSTLTNALAGETIAATQAVRESDERGKHTTTHRALFAVDGLFVIDTPGMREFGLWDGADHLDDTFRDIEALADACRFRDCSHQAEPGCAVRQAIESGKLDAKRYQSFVKLERELRYAEKRQAEAARLAEKKKRKMKS, encoded by the coding sequence TTGAATCAAACAACAATCACAACGGGACGTGTCACGGCACAGTTCCAACATATGTACACCGTCACGACCGAGAACGAGGTCTATACGTGTAGCGTCTCCGGAAAATTCCGACACGAGGCCGAGAGCGAGCGCGACTATCCCGTCATCGGCGATTATGTCGAGTTCACCGTTCGCGAGCATGGTCAAGGCTTGATTCGACGTCTCCTTGAACGGCGCACTGTCCTTTCACGGGCAGCCGCCGGCAACGAGACGCGCGAACAGCTGATCTGCGCGAACGTCGACTATATTTTGATCACGATGGCGTGCGGGCACGATTTCAACTTGCGCCGTCTCGAGCGCTATTCACTCGCCGCATGGGAGACCGGGGCCACACCGCTCATCGTCTTGACGAAGTCGGATCAAGTCGAGGACGTGAATGGACTCGTCTCGGACCTCACGTTGACGGTGCCTGGTGTCGATGTCCACCCCGTCAGCTCGGTCACCGGGAATGGGGTCGAAACACTACGCAACGCATTGCCGAACGGGAGCACGATTGCCCTCGTCGGTTCATCCGGAGTCGGGAAGTCGACACTAACGAACGCACTCGCCGGAGAGACGATTGCCGCGACTCAGGCCGTTCGTGAGAGCGATGAACGAGGCAAGCACACGACGACACATCGCGCCTTGTTCGCAGTCGACGGCCTATTCGTCATCGACACCCCTGGGATGCGCGAGTTCGGGCTTTGGGACGGCGCCGACCATCTCGACGACACGTTTCGGGATATCGAGGCGCTCGCTGATGCCTGCCGGTTCCGCGACTGCTCGCATCAGGCAGAGCCAGGCTGTGCGGTCCGGCAGGCGATCGAATCTGGAAAGCTTGACGCGAAACGGTATCAAAGTTTCGTCAAACTCGAGCGCGAACTCCGCTATGCCGAGAAACGGCAAGCCGAAGCGGCCCGTCTCGCCGAGAAGAAGAAGCGAAAAATGAAAAGTTGA
- a CDS encoding NAD(P)-dependent malic enzyme — translation MKTLNERALEMHAFHHGKLETTPKVEVDTKEALSLAYSPGVAEPCRRIADDKELSYDYTLRANTVAVVSDGSAVLGLGNIGPEAALPVMEGKAVLFKSFAGVDAFPICLDTHDVDEIVRTVELLAPTFGAVNLEDIKAPECFEIEARLKQSLPIPVFHDDQHGTAIVVLAGLVNALRLVDKTMPELRVVMNGAGAAGIAIAKLLKRFGVEDLVICDTKGAIYEGRVEGMNPFKDQIAKATNKKQHEGSLDDVLEGADVFIGVSAAGAVTEDMIRSMATDPIIFALANPIPEIMPDLATSAGARVVATGRSDFANQVNNVLAFPGIFRGALDVRATEINEEMKEAAVHAIADLLTEEDLVNGVVIPSPFDERVAPAVAVAVARAAVETGVAKRPLDEAAIRLHVSQKHL, via the coding sequence ATGAAAACATTGAACGAACGCGCACTCGAGATGCATGCTTTCCATCACGGAAAATTAGAAACGACTCCGAAAGTCGAGGTCGACACGAAAGAGGCGCTCAGCCTCGCCTACTCGCCCGGTGTGGCCGAGCCGTGCCGGCGTATCGCTGACGATAAAGAGCTATCCTATGACTATACACTCCGGGCCAATACCGTCGCCGTCGTATCGGACGGCAGCGCCGTCCTCGGTCTTGGCAACATCGGACCTGAGGCCGCCCTCCCGGTCATGGAAGGGAAAGCCGTTTTGTTTAAAAGCTTCGCTGGGGTCGATGCGTTCCCAATCTGCCTCGACACGCATGACGTCGACGAGATTGTCCGAACGGTCGAACTGCTCGCTCCGACGTTCGGTGCCGTCAACTTAGAAGACATCAAAGCACCCGAATGTTTTGAGATCGAGGCCCGTTTAAAACAATCGCTCCCGATTCCCGTCTTTCATGACGATCAACACGGCACGGCCATCGTCGTCTTAGCCGGTCTCGTCAACGCGTTACGCCTTGTCGACAAGACGATGCCTGAACTCCGTGTCGTCATGAACGGAGCAGGCGCCGCGGGCATCGCTATCGCCAAACTGTTGAAGCGTTTCGGCGTCGAGGACCTCGTTATCTGTGACACGAAAGGCGCGATTTATGAAGGACGCGTCGAAGGGATGAACCCGTTCAAAGATCAAATCGCCAAAGCGACGAACAAGAAACAACACGAAGGGTCGCTTGATGACGTGCTCGAAGGTGCCGACGTCTTTATCGGTGTCTCGGCAGCCGGCGCCGTCACGGAAGATATGATCCGTTCGATGGCGACAGACCCAATCATTTTTGCCCTCGCGAACCCAATCCCGGAGATCATGCCGGATCTTGCCACAAGCGCCGGGGCCCGTGTCGTCGCGACCGGCCGCTCGGACTTCGCGAACCAAGTGAACAACGTCCTCGCCTTCCCGGGAATTTTCCGCGGCGCGCTTGATGTTCGCGCGACAGAAATCAACGAAGAGATGAAGGAAGCGGCCGTCCATGCGATCGCCGACTTATTGACCGAGGAAGATCTCGTGAACGGGGTCGTCATTCCGAGCCCGTTCGATGAACGTGTCGCACCGGCCGTCGCCGTAGCCGTCGCGAGAGCCGCCGTCGAGACGGGTGTCGCCAAACGTCCGCTCGATGAGGCCGCCATCCGTCTGCACGTTAGTCAAAAACATCTATAA
- the pflA gene encoding pyruvate formate-lyase-activating protein, translated as MTMGYVHSVESFGTVDGPGIRFIVFLQGCALRCLYCHNADTWDFKKNNHRSAEDVIQEALSYRPFMEASKGGITISGGDPLAQPEFLEALLREAKKHGLHTTLDTSGALRPPNLDAILDHTDLVLLDIKHIDDDMCKKLTGRSNVNTLALAEHLSERGTKMWIRHVLVPEWTLDEGALRRTAAFIQKLDHVEKVEILPYHEMGVYKWEALGLDYPLKGIKPPTTEEVEWAEGILQGTV; from the coding sequence ATGACAATGGGATATGTACACTCGGTCGAATCGTTTGGAACCGTTGACGGCCCGGGAATTCGTTTTATCGTCTTTTTACAAGGTTGTGCGCTCCGGTGTTTGTATTGTCACAACGCTGATACGTGGGATTTCAAAAAAAATAACCATCGTTCGGCCGAGGATGTCATTCAAGAAGCGCTCAGCTATCGTCCGTTCATGGAGGCGTCAAAAGGCGGCATCACGATTTCAGGCGGTGACCCACTCGCACAGCCAGAGTTTTTAGAGGCGCTGTTGCGGGAGGCGAAAAAACACGGTCTCCATACGACACTCGATACGTCGGGTGCCTTACGCCCTCCTAACTTAGATGCGATTTTAGATCATACCGACCTCGTGCTGCTCGATATCAAACATATCGATGATGACATGTGTAAAAAACTGACGGGACGGAGCAACGTCAACACGCTCGCGCTTGCCGAACATTTATCCGAGCGCGGAACGAAAATGTGGATCCGCCACGTCCTTGTCCCTGAATGGACGCTCGACGAAGGGGCGCTTCGGCGCACGGCGGCGTTCATTCAAAAACTCGACCACGTCGAGAAGGTCGAAATCTTGCCGTACCATGAGATGGGTGTCTACAAATGGGAGGCGCTCGGTCTCGACTATCCGTTAAAAGGAATCAAGCCTCCGACGACGGAAGAAGTCGAATGGGCGGAAGGGATTTTGCAAGGAACCGTCTAA